A genomic stretch from Shewanella sediminis HAW-EB3 includes:
- a CDS encoding insulinase family protein, whose protein sequence is MPESLQIIKSPNDHRRYQHLVLENGLSVLLVEDKQASQAAASMAVNVGHFDDPLSRPGMAHFLEHMLFLGTEKFPESGEYHAFINQHGGSNNAWTGTEQTNFFFSINADVFEESLDRFSQFFIAPLFSKELVDRERHAIESEFSLKLKDDIRRTYQVQKETVNPAHPFSKFSVGNLETLAGDESTLREELISFYQSHYSANLMTLCLVAPSPLADLETLANTYFSDIENHQIKKAYPEVPIYQAEQLESQINIIPIKEQKRVAMTFSLPAIDPFYKHKPLTFISHLLGYEGKGSLLSYLKDNDLAVNLSAGGGVNGYNFKDYNISIQLTDKGVANLDTVIECAFEYIELIKTKGMQEWRYKERANLLKLAFKYQEQIKALDLASHLSINMHHYDVEDLLFGDYKMDSLNVPETLSLLNMMTPSNLRVQLISSELDTERQAAWYHTPYQIKAITPEKLKHWSQLTIRPELKLPDANPFIIEDSIPRADKSQNRVPVIVSQEKGYRIWHRKDDEFNVPKGHLYLSLDSVQAASSPKNAALTRLYVEMLLDYLTEFTYQAEVAGLSYNIYPHQGGITLHLTGFTGKQEVLLALLIDKARERNFTQGRFNLIKRQILRSWYNQARAKPISQIFTSLTVTLQKRSYEPSRMAEELEGITLEDLHEHVRSFFEKIHLEGLVYGDWLESEAQSLGKRLDHILSLVSSPSRESERELVNLAGHGTMMRELDVSHQDSSIIVYYQADAASADQMALFSLLNHTMSSTFFHELRTKRQLGYMVGTGYLPLNRYPGMIFYIQSPTSGPRQLLEAIDEFIADFNYAVMQITNEQWEVTKQGLINQVMEHDPNLKTRGQRYWSSIGNKDYQFTQRELVVKEVAKLTRSDLIKFMMKKMRTKHCDRLVLFTTGESHGNLEPLTSDNMITDLRTFKLNADKFSY, encoded by the coding sequence TTGCCAGAATCTTTGCAAATCATAAAAAGCCCTAATGATCATCGCCGATATCAGCACCTGGTGTTGGAAAATGGTTTATCTGTTCTGCTGGTCGAAGATAAGCAAGCCAGCCAGGCTGCCGCATCGATGGCAGTAAACGTCGGCCATTTTGATGATCCGCTCTCCAGACCCGGAATGGCGCACTTTCTCGAGCACATGCTTTTTCTTGGTACAGAAAAGTTCCCGGAATCCGGCGAATACCATGCCTTCATCAATCAACATGGCGGCAGTAATAATGCGTGGACAGGGACAGAACAGACCAACTTTTTCTTCAGTATAAATGCAGATGTATTCGAAGAGTCACTCGACCGCTTTAGCCAATTTTTTATCGCTCCTCTGTTTAGCAAGGAGCTGGTCGATCGTGAACGTCATGCTATCGAGTCCGAATTCAGCCTGAAACTCAAAGATGATATTCGCCGCACGTATCAGGTGCAGAAGGAAACCGTCAACCCAGCTCACCCTTTTTCAAAATTTTCAGTAGGGAATTTAGAGACCTTAGCTGGGGATGAGTCGACTTTAAGAGAAGAGTTAATCAGCTTTTATCAGTCTCATTACAGCGCTAATTTGATGACGCTATGTCTTGTAGCACCATCTCCTCTGGCCGATTTAGAGACGTTAGCGAATACCTACTTTAGCGATATTGAGAATCATCAAATCAAAAAAGCGTATCCTGAAGTTCCCATATATCAAGCAGAACAGCTAGAGTCGCAGATAAATATAATTCCAATTAAGGAGCAAAAAAGGGTCGCCATGACCTTTAGCCTACCCGCAATAGATCCTTTCTATAAACACAAGCCCTTGACCTTTATCAGTCACCTACTGGGTTACGAAGGCAAAGGCAGCTTACTCTCTTATCTTAAAGATAATGATTTAGCTGTGAATTTATCAGCTGGCGGTGGCGTCAACGGCTACAATTTCAAAGATTATAACATTAGCATTCAACTGACCGATAAAGGGGTCGCTAACCTGGATACAGTCATTGAATGCGCTTTTGAGTATATTGAACTTATCAAGACAAAAGGGATGCAGGAATGGCGCTATAAGGAGCGGGCCAACTTATTGAAACTGGCGTTTAAATATCAGGAACAGATTAAGGCGCTGGATCTGGCCAGCCATCTCAGCATCAATATGCATCATTACGATGTTGAAGATCTTCTCTTCGGTGATTACAAGATGGATAGCCTCAACGTTCCCGAGACCCTGAGTCTATTAAATATGATGACGCCATCGAACCTTCGCGTTCAACTCATCTCTTCTGAGCTTGATACAGAACGTCAGGCAGCCTGGTATCACACACCTTACCAAATAAAAGCCATCACCCCAGAGAAGCTAAAACACTGGAGTCAACTGACCATAAGGCCTGAGCTAAAATTGCCTGACGCCAACCCGTTTATTATCGAAGACTCAATTCCCAGGGCCGATAAAAGCCAAAACAGAGTCCCCGTTATCGTCTCTCAGGAAAAGGGATACCGCATCTGGCACAGAAAAGATGATGAATTTAATGTGCCTAAGGGACACCTCTATCTGTCACTCGATTCGGTACAGGCCGCTTCTTCACCTAAAAATGCTGCATTAACGCGGCTGTATGTTGAGATGCTACTCGACTACCTCACCGAATTTACCTACCAGGCCGAAGTGGCCGGGCTCAGTTACAATATTTATCCACACCAGGGTGGGATCACACTGCACCTCACCGGGTTTACCGGCAAACAAGAGGTGCTACTGGCCCTTCTGATTGATAAAGCGAGGGAACGAAATTTCACTCAAGGTCGGTTTAATCTGATTAAACGACAGATTTTAAGGAGTTGGTATAACCAGGCGAGAGCAAAACCTATCTCTCAAATATTTACCAGCCTCACGGTTACCTTACAGAAACGCAGTTATGAACCATCACGCATGGCTGAGGAACTAGAGGGGATCACACTCGAAGATCTTCACGAGCATGTCAGAAGCTTCTTTGAAAAGATCCACCTCGAAGGCTTGGTCTATGGTGACTGGCTGGAAAGTGAAGCTCAATCATTAGGTAAACGCTTGGACCACATCTTATCTCTCGTCTCCTCTCCAAGCAGAGAATCAGAGCGTGAGCTGGTTAACCTGGCGGGACACGGGACTATGATGCGAGAACTGGATGTCTCACATCAGGACAGCAGCATCATAGTCTACTATCAAGCCGATGCAGCTTCAGCAGATCAGATGGCTCTGTTTAGTTTGTTGAACCACACTATGTCATCGACCTTCTTCCATGAATTGCGCACTAAGAGGCAGCTAGGTTACATGGTAGGCACAGGGTACCTGCCGCTAAACAGATACCCGGGGATGATCTTCTACATTCAGTCACCGACATCGGGGCCAAGACAGCTTTTAGAAGCGATTGATGAATTTATTGCAGATTTTAACTATGCCGTGATGCAGATAACCAACGAGCAATGGGAAGTGACGAAGCAAGGGCTGATCAATCAAGTGATGGAGCACGATCCCAACTTAAAGACTCGCGGGCAGAGGTATTGGTCGAGCATAGGTAATAAAGACTATCAATTCACCCAAAGGGAACTCGTAGTCAAAGAGGTTGCTAAATTAACCCGATCCGACTTAATCAAATTTATGATGAAGAAGATGCGTACTAAGCACTGCGATAGGCTAGTCCTGTTCACTACCGGCGAAAGCCACGGTAACCTGGAACCCTTGACCTCAGATAATATGATCACCGATCTACGCACCTTTAAGCTAAATGCAGACAAATTTAGTTACTAA
- the sixA gene encoding phosphohistidine phosphatase SixA encodes MQLFLMRHGEASYLAHSDRERVLTETGRYHTSLMSNWLARTVMEFDLVLVSPYLRAQQSWQEVSKHFPEPRKWLVLDELVPSGDPCTAADLTLAYAEQYKADKVLVIAHMPLLGYMVSELVAGTEPPLFATSGLTLIDKHAEQASLVWQHNPHTVS; translated from the coding sequence ATGCAGCTATTTTTAATGCGACATGGTGAAGCTAGTTATCTTGCTCATTCAGACAGAGAACGGGTACTTACCGAGACCGGGCGTTACCACACCTCACTGATGAGTAACTGGTTGGCGAGAACGGTTATGGAGTTCGATCTTGTATTGGTCAGCCCCTATCTGAGAGCTCAACAGAGCTGGCAGGAGGTCAGTAAACACTTTCCTGAGCCCAGAAAGTGGTTAGTGCTCGACGAATTAGTTCCCTCAGGTGATCCCTGTACGGCGGCCGATCTGACCCTTGCTTATGCCGAACAATACAAGGCTGACAAGGTGTTAGTGATTGCTCACATGCCTTTATTGGGTTACATGGTCAGCGAGTTAGTGGCGGGAACTGAGCCCCCTCTGTTTGCGACTTCCGGTTTGACCTTAATCGACAAACATGCTGAGCAAGCTTCATTAGTCTGGCAGCATAATCCACACACAGTAAGTTAA
- a CDS encoding RNA methyltransferase yields the protein MKQSYVSIGLVNPKSPTNVGGIMRAAGCYRVDEVFYTGKRYPLAASNGTAQYNTDTKGAGQQIPLSGVESLIDAGPDGVKIICVDLVEGAIPLPEFEHPAKAIYVFGPEDGTISQQVINRADAVVYVPTVGCMNLAASVNVLLYDRLSKSAQTIANDDLIRESRDTNNRVRVKNKST from the coding sequence ATGAAACAAAGTTATGTCAGTATCGGGTTAGTTAACCCCAAGAGCCCGACTAATGTGGGTGGGATCATGCGCGCTGCGGGTTGTTACCGTGTTGATGAAGTATTCTACACCGGCAAGCGGTACCCGTTGGCCGCGAGTAATGGCACGGCGCAATACAATACCGATACCAAAGGGGCAGGTCAGCAGATCCCGCTAAGCGGTGTGGAGTCTTTGATAGATGCAGGTCCTGATGGCGTGAAGATTATTTGTGTCGACTTGGTTGAAGGTGCAATACCACTTCCTGAGTTTGAACATCCCGCGAAGGCCATCTACGTCTTCGGCCCCGAGGATGGCACCATAAGTCAGCAGGTGATCAACAGAGCCGATGCCGTTGTTTATGTCCCTACCGTCGGCTGTATGAATTTGGCCGCATCGGTCAATGTCTTGCTGTACGACAGGTTATCTAAGTCGGCTCAAACCATAGCCAATGACGATCTGATCAGAGAAAGCCGTGATACTAATAATCGAGTCAGAGTAAAAAATAAGAGTACATAG
- the prmB gene encoding 50S ribosomal protein L3 N(5)-glutamine methyltransferase, translating into MDKIFVDEAVTELRTIGDMLRWAVSRFNDANIYYGHGTDNAWDEAIALVFHALHLPEDIGQQVIHSNLTSSEKHKIVELIIRRVRERLPVPYLTNKAMFAGLQFYVDERVLVPRSPIAEMIANRFSPWLYNKSVNRVLDLCTGSACIAIACAYEFDEAEVDALDISTDALEVAQINVESLGVMDRVFPMESDIFSAIPKGPHYDLIVSNPPYVDAEDIGDMPDEFHHEPEVGLASGRDGLDLTKRILANASDYLTEEGLLVVEVGNSMVHLIEQFPDVPFTWVSFEHGGDGVFVLTRDQLVENESLFAIYKDSE; encoded by the coding sequence TTGGATAAGATTTTTGTAGATGAAGCTGTGACTGAATTGCGTACGATTGGTGACATGCTGCGCTGGGCTGTGAGTCGTTTTAACGATGCCAATATTTATTATGGTCATGGAACCGATAATGCGTGGGATGAAGCGATTGCGCTGGTCTTTCATGCCCTACATCTGCCTGAAGATATTGGGCAGCAAGTTATACATTCAAATCTCACCAGCTCAGAAAAACATAAGATAGTAGAGCTTATCATTCGCCGGGTCAGAGAACGTTTACCCGTACCATACCTGACTAATAAAGCGATGTTTGCTGGATTGCAGTTCTACGTCGATGAGCGTGTTCTTGTTCCTCGCTCTCCGATTGCAGAGATGATAGCGAACCGTTTCAGCCCTTGGTTATACAATAAGTCGGTTAACCGCGTACTCGATCTGTGTACGGGAAGTGCTTGTATCGCTATTGCCTGCGCCTATGAGTTTGATGAAGCGGAAGTCGATGCATTAGATATCAGCACCGATGCCCTTGAGGTAGCTCAAATAAACGTAGAGTCCTTAGGGGTGATGGACAGAGTCTTCCCAATGGAATCAGATATCTTCTCTGCGATACCTAAAGGTCCTCATTATGACCTTATCGTATCAAACCCACCTTATGTCGATGCAGAAGATATCGGTGATATGCCGGATGAGTTCCACCATGAGCCAGAGGTCGGCTTAGCATCAGGCAGAGATGGATTGGATCTGACTAAACGAATTTTGGCTAATGCCAGTGACTACCTGACTGAAGAGGGCTTACTGGTTGTTGAAGTCGGTAACTCTATGGTTCACCTTATCGAGCAATTCCCTGATGTCCCCTTCACTTGGGTAAGCTTCGAACATGGCGGAGACGGTGTGTTTGTGTTGACTCGTGATCAGCTAGTTGAAAATGAATCACTTTTCGCCATCTATAAAGATAGTGAATAA
- a CDS encoding MFS transporter gives MNQSANVSTQLRWISACYFFFFAILGVMVPYLGVFFENRGFNPQEIGFLLAILMATRIIAPNVWAMVADKTGMRSQLVKWGAAAAAVSYLSFFHDGSFTYLAISLSIYTFFWNAILAQLEVITLETLGENTSRYGSIRSFGSLGYLVFVVSVGFAISLWGTEILPYIGMLLFVGLLISALPLPSDRVVVKHQAEKPKLKIDRAIFWFLVSAILLQMSAGPFYGFFVLYLKQSGYSEAIAGIYVAFGVLAEILMFMLAPRLLGRFGVNRLLIISLGFTGLRWLLMAFCVDNFLLLGVSQLLHAFTFGLVHAASIQFVHGYFDISHRSKGQALYASLSFGVGGAMGTWLCGMIWGDGSGASLAWVAAAACAFLAMLAIFFIPKKVKH, from the coding sequence ATGAATCAATCCGCTAACGTTAGCACGCAGTTGCGTTGGATCAGCGCCTGCTATTTCTTCTTCTTTGCCATTCTCGGCGTGATGGTGCCTTATCTGGGTGTCTTCTTTGAGAACCGCGGTTTTAATCCTCAGGAGATAGGCTTCTTGCTGGCCATTTTGATGGCCACTCGCATCATTGCACCGAATGTTTGGGCCATGGTGGCGGATAAAACGGGCATGCGTTCTCAGCTGGTTAAGTGGGGGGCCGCAGCTGCTGCCGTCAGCTATTTAAGTTTTTTTCATGATGGCAGTTTCACCTATTTAGCCATCAGCCTCAGCATTTACACTTTTTTCTGGAATGCCATTTTAGCCCAGCTTGAGGTGATAACGCTGGAAACCTTAGGCGAAAATACCTCACGTTACGGCTCCATTCGCAGCTTCGGCAGTTTAGGTTATCTGGTGTTTGTTGTGAGTGTCGGTTTTGCAATCAGTCTGTGGGGGACCGAGATTTTACCCTACATCGGCATGCTGCTATTTGTCGGCTTACTGATCAGTGCTTTACCTCTGCCGTCAGACAGGGTGGTGGTCAAACATCAAGCCGAAAAGCCAAAACTGAAAATTGATCGGGCCATATTCTGGTTTCTTGTCTCGGCTATCTTGTTACAGATGAGTGCCGGGCCGTTTTATGGTTTTTTCGTACTCTATCTGAAGCAGTCCGGTTACAGCGAGGCCATCGCGGGGATCTATGTTGCATTCGGTGTGTTAGCAGAAATTCTTATGTTTATGCTGGCGCCCAGACTACTGGGTCGCTTCGGGGTAAACAGATTATTGATCATCAGCCTGGGCTTCACGGGTCTGCGGTGGTTATTGATGGCATTTTGTGTCGATAATTTTCTGTTGCTGGGTGTGAGTCAGCTCCTGCACGCGTTTACGTTTGGCTTAGTGCATGCCGCCTCCATTCAATTTGTGCATGGCTACTTCGATATCAGCCATCGCAGTAAAGGTCAGGCTCTGTATGCCAGTTTAAGCTTTGGTGTCGGTGGAGCAATGGGTACCTGGCTCTGTGGTATGATCTGGGGCGATGGAAGTGGGGCTTCACTGGCGTGGGTTGCTGCGGCAGCCTGTGCATTTCTGGCTATGCTGGCTATCTTTTTTATCCCTAAAAAGGTTAAGCATTAA
- a CDS encoding YfcL family protein, which produces MLEKYELATENWISSIVEQGDDDALFASGYLQGHFAVVLSQLEVEDDQGFDALNEKMQACLVLAREELDDRDYSLVENAWSELSKVIKA; this is translated from the coding sequence ATGTTAGAGAAGTATGAGCTGGCGACAGAAAATTGGATCTCAAGCATCGTTGAACAGGGTGATGATGATGCGCTTTTCGCCAGTGGTTACCTTCAAGGACATTTTGCGGTTGTCTTGTCTCAGCTGGAAGTTGAAGACGATCAGGGGTTCGATGCCCTTAATGAAAAGATGCAAGCCTGTCTGGTCCTGGCCAGAGAAGAGTTAGATGACAGAGATTATTCACTCGTTGAAAATGCCTGGTCTGAGTTAAGTAAAGTCATCAAGGCTTAA
- the aroC gene encoding chorismate synthase produces the protein MSGNSIGQNFVVTTFGESHGKALGCIIDGCPPGLELNEADMQRDLDRRRPGTSRYTTARREPDEVRVLSGIFEGKTTGTSIGLMIENTDQRSKDYSNIKDLFRPGHADYTYQQKYGLRDYRGGGRSSARETAMRVAAGAVAKKYLKQVHGIEINGYLSQLGPIKADTVDFSQIEQNAFFFPDESKLDELDEYMRKLIKSGDSIGAKVSVVATGVPVGLGEPVFDRLDAEIAHALMGINAVKGVEIGDGFGVVNQKGSEHRDLMSPEGFASNHAGGILGGISSGQPIVAHIAMKPTSSISIPGESMTAQGDVAEVVTKGRHDPCVGIRAVPIAEAMLAIVLMDHLLRHRAQNMDVNSQTPEIGMR, from the coding sequence ATGTCCGGAAACAGTATTGGTCAGAATTTTGTGGTTACAACATTTGGTGAGAGCCACGGAAAAGCATTAGGGTGCATAATTGATGGATGCCCTCCCGGACTCGAGCTCAATGAGGCCGATATGCAGCGCGATCTTGACCGTAGACGTCCAGGTACTTCCCGCTATACGACGGCAAGGCGTGAACCTGACGAAGTGCGCGTACTTTCGGGGATCTTCGAAGGGAAAACCACCGGCACCTCTATCGGCTTGATGATCGAAAATACCGATCAGCGCAGCAAAGATTATTCGAATATTAAAGACCTTTTCCGTCCCGGACACGCCGATTATACCTACCAGCAAAAGTATGGCCTGCGCGATTACCGCGGAGGCGGACGTTCATCGGCTCGTGAAACCGCGATGCGTGTGGCTGCAGGCGCAGTGGCCAAAAAATACCTTAAACAAGTTCATGGTATTGAAATTAACGGCTACCTGTCTCAACTCGGCCCGATAAAGGCCGACACCGTGGATTTTTCTCAGATTGAACAAAATGCTTTTTTCTTTCCTGATGAGTCTAAGCTCGATGAACTTGATGAATATATGCGTAAGCTGATCAAAAGTGGCGACTCCATCGGTGCTAAAGTCAGCGTGGTCGCAACGGGTGTTCCCGTTGGGCTAGGAGAGCCGGTATTTGACAGGCTCGACGCCGAAATCGCCCATGCCCTGATGGGGATTAATGCCGTAAAGGGCGTCGAGATTGGTGATGGTTTCGGGGTGGTCAATCAGAAGGGGTCGGAACACAGAGATTTGATGTCACCCGAAGGTTTTGCCTCTAATCATGCTGGCGGCATTTTAGGTGGAATATCTTCCGGTCAGCCCATTGTTGCCCACATAGCGATGAAGCCGACCTCAAGTATCAGTATTCCGGGTGAAAGTATGACGGCGCAAGGCGATGTCGCCGAAGTCGTCACTAAAGGCCGCCACGATCCCTGCGTCGGTATACGCGCGGTACCGATCGCCGAGGCCATGCTGGCGATTGTATTAATGGATCACCTGTTACGCCACAGAGCGCAGAATATGGATGTAAATAGTCAGACACCAGAGATAGGGATGCGTTAA
- the smrB gene encoding endonuclease SmrB, with protein sequence MKKKNNTEDQDLFSTLTEGIKPLKQDKRHFRVHSKDKKQIEEKEQQLHADSYFSDTYQPHLPDEGAMRWNRDDVDSFEVKRLRRGDYQPDLLLDLHGMRQSEAKLELAALIQACIRQQSHCCCVMHGHGTGILKQNIPMWLAQHPHVMAFHKAPKEWGGDAALLVLIDIGDVPYRR encoded by the coding sequence ATGAAGAAGAAAAATAACACCGAAGATCAAGATCTGTTTTCGACGCTAACTGAAGGGATCAAACCCTTGAAGCAGGATAAGCGTCATTTTCGAGTACATTCAAAAGATAAAAAGCAGATAGAAGAGAAAGAGCAACAGCTACACGCTGACAGTTATTTTTCAGATACTTATCAGCCCCACCTTCCCGATGAAGGCGCCATGCGCTGGAATCGAGATGATGTCGACAGCTTTGAGGTAAAACGATTACGTCGGGGCGATTACCAGCCGGACTTGTTACTCGACCTCCATGGTATGCGGCAATCTGAAGCTAAACTTGAACTGGCTGCATTGATCCAGGCATGCATAAGGCAACAATCCCATTGCTGCTGCGTGATGCACGGACATGGTACCGGCATCCTGAAGCAGAATATTCCCATGTGGTTAGCCCAGCATCCTCATGTGATGGCTTTTCATAAAGCCCCTAAAGAATGGGGTGGCGATGCGGCTCTTTTGGTACTAATCGATATCGGCGATGTGCCTTACAGAAGGTAG
- a CDS encoding ATP-NAD kinase family protein: MTSRFRLGLIINPLAGLGGSVALKGSDGVAMEAIAKGAKPKAHLRMQQALEVILPYRDEVEIITASGPMGEALALQMGFHVRVVHEVGDETQAEDTQAVVKVLLNETLDLLLFAGGDGTARDIFAVAHDDMPVLGVPAGVKIHSGVYGITPHASGMVVKMLLDGELVSLMDADVMDIDEVAFREGVVKARRFGEMLVPAEPRYIQAVKMGGIESDELVLADIAAEVIESMDEELFIMGSGSTVAAVMAELNLDNTLLGVDLIKSNQLLGSDLTTVQLIEMTDELPTKLVITLIGGQGHILGRGNQQLSPQLVRRIGKENIIILATKTKLKALEGRPLIVDSGDPELDRELCGYYRLITGYHDYVMYQVANPDLD; the protein is encoded by the coding sequence ATGACAAGTCGGTTTCGTTTAGGTTTGATTATTAACCCTTTAGCGGGTCTGGGGGGGAGCGTTGCGCTTAAAGGCAGTGACGGAGTTGCCATGGAGGCGATAGCTAAGGGAGCCAAGCCTAAGGCTCACCTGCGCATGCAGCAGGCCCTCGAGGTGATCTTACCGTACCGGGATGAGGTTGAAATTATCACGGCCTCCGGCCCTATGGGCGAAGCCTTAGCATTGCAGATGGGCTTTCATGTTCGAGTCGTGCATGAGGTGGGTGATGAAACGCAGGCTGAAGATACCCAGGCCGTGGTTAAAGTCCTACTCAATGAAACATTAGATCTCTTACTGTTTGCCGGTGGCGATGGGACGGCGCGCGATATCTTTGCTGTAGCCCATGACGACATGCCTGTGCTTGGTGTACCTGCCGGAGTCAAAATACATTCGGGGGTATATGGCATCACTCCTCATGCGTCGGGCATGGTGGTCAAGATGTTGCTCGATGGCGAGCTTGTGAGTCTGATGGATGCCGATGTGATGGATATTGATGAGGTCGCTTTTCGGGAAGGGGTGGTTAAGGCGCGCCGCTTTGGTGAGATGTTAGTGCCTGCCGAGCCCAGATATATACAGGCCGTTAAGATGGGCGGAATAGAGAGCGATGAGCTGGTGCTCGCCGATATCGCTGCCGAAGTGATTGAGAGCATGGATGAGGAGCTTTTCATCATGGGCTCGGGCAGTACGGTCGCAGCGGTGATGGCCGAGCTTAATCTTGATAACACCTTACTGGGTGTCGATCTTATTAAATCTAATCAGCTTCTGGGATCAGATTTGACGACTGTGCAGCTCATAGAAATGACGGATGAGTTACCGACTAAGTTAGTGATAACCCTTATCGGTGGGCAGGGGCATATTCTGGGGAGAGGCAATCAACAGCTGTCACCACAACTGGTCAGGCGGATTGGAAAAGAGAATATTATTATTCTGGCGACAAAAACTAAGTTAAAAGCACTTGAAGGCAGGCCGTTAATTGTGGATAGTGGCGACCCTGAATTGGATCGCGAACTATGTGGCTACTACCGGTTGATCACTGGCTATCATGATTATGTGATGTATCAGGTCGCAAATCCGGATTTAGATTGA